The DNA segment ctaactaaaatttaatcaaatcaTCTATTTAGCCCCCTACAAAGTCAAATTTTGTGGAGACATGAGGCCGGAATTAACCCTGATCACGGTGGTTGTTGTAGCCGGAGGGGCCGTGTCTATATATCCGCCCCTGGTAAGTACTAACTACTGCGTTGTCTTCCAATTAAAATTCATTGTGTTGCGTTAGGACTCAACTTGCTAAACTAAATTACACAATTTTTTGTTTTCCATATAACCTACGAGCAATACTTGAAAAATGGCAACATAAACTTTATTTAACAATCAATAACAATACAGTTTTACATAGAAAAAGAATATGAATTTATAATATGAAGATACACATTGATCAACCAATATGAATCTGTAATAATTAACTAATCACATAAAAAACATTAATAAGGTTTAACAAACGGGTAAATCTCGTATCTAACAGTGCAACTTGCACCAACAACAACTCTACCTCCTTGTTTCCCATCACAACAGCTAGGAATTTCAGCTATGGCACCATTCAAACACTTATAACAATCATCCCTCACAAGATCTCTGCTGCACTGAGCTAACCCATAAATTCTCCTCGATCCTCCAATCTCAATCTCCCCAGCACCATACATTCTCGCACTATTATAAGCCTTAACAGCTAGTCCGCTTAACAATTCCTTGGTCTTGCCATTAAAACTGGCAGCATCACTTACATTATTCACATTGATTAGATAGAACTTTGCCTGGTCATCAATTTGTCCGAAAAAATCTTCGTCGGAGTATCTGAGAAGGCAATTATCGTACCATATGGTTGCTGCTTTGTTATATGGGCACAGTTTTCGGATTTCAGACCTTGCTTCTGCTATACAGGTTGTGCAATTTGTGCCTGAAATGTCTCCTCTGCAGAGACTCAGACCGAAAGGTCGGTCTTGGATGTTTTGGCCTACAGAACCAAGAGCGAAGCCGTTTGCCGGAGCTAGATTTTGGAAAGTGTATATGAGGTTGTTCAAGCTTTTCTGATAATCTCCATTAATGTTGGTGATGTTTTGGGAATTGGGTGAACATTTGTGGAAAAGAGGGTTTGTTGCTGTGACAGTTTGTAAAACTAGAGCTGAAATCAGGATGTAAAAGGAGAAGTTAGACATTGTGTTTTCAAGTTGGATAATGTTGAT comes from the Euphorbia lathyris chromosome 5, ddEupLath1.1, whole genome shotgun sequence genome and includes:
- the LOC136231255 gene encoding antimicrobial ginkbilobin-2-like protein, whose product is MSNFSFYILISALVLQTVTATNPLFHKCSPNSQNITNINGDYQKSLNNLIYTFQNLAPANGFALGSVGQNIQDRPFGLSLCRGDISGTNCTTCIAEARSEIRKLCPYNKAATIWYDNCLLRYSDEDFFGQIDDQAKFYLINVNNVSDAASFNGKTKELLSGLAVKAYNSARMYGAGEIEIGGSRRIYGLAQCSRDLVRDDCYKCLNGAIAEIPSCCDGKQGGRVVVGASCTVRYEIYPFVKPY